A stretch of the Drosophila sulfurigaster albostrigata strain 15112-1811.04 chromosome 2L, ASM2355843v2, whole genome shotgun sequence genome encodes the following:
- the LOC133835891 gene encoding uncharacterized protein LOC133835891, which translates to MGDLPKERASCRPRPFRHTGVDFAGPFEVKNYTGRACLITKGYVCVFVCFSTKAILLEATSDLTTEKFLAAFSRFIARRECSQKMHSDNGKTVVGTDKEISTDFLEATRECIIANHGHQSLSWHFNPPGAPLMGGPLISVLEPEINQQATSILNRWQRLKALLQQFCFRSEDKYLKKLHKRTKWQSPTRNLQIGDMVQRVALRTGADNVSRHRYKSPSCRRAHGAGYNPKTRRQTDSTPDGGQQN; encoded by the exons ATGGGGGACTTGCCCAAGGAAAGGGCGTCCTGCCGCCCGAGACCGTTTAGGCACACGGGAGTTGACTTCGCTGGCCCATTCGAAGTCAAAAACTACACTGGCCGAGCCTGCCTCATCACCAAGGGATATGTCTGCGTCTTCGTGTGCTTCAGCACGAAGGCGATCCTCTTGGAGGCGACATCGGATCTCACGACTGAGAAATTCCTGGCCGCATTTTCCCGTTTTATAGCACGGCGCGAGTGCTCACAGAAAATGCACTCGGACAACGGTAAGACTGTCGTTGGAACTGACAAGGAGATCTCCACCGACTTCTTGGAAGCGACGAGGGAGTGTATCATCGCAAACCATGGTCACCAAAGCCTATCCTGGCACTTCAACCCGCCGGGCGCCCCACTTATGG GTGGTCCGCTTATTTCGGTATTGGAACCGGAAATTAACCAACAGGCCACCTCCATCCTCAATCGATGGCAGCGACTGAAGGCTCTTctccaacaattttgtttccgtTCGGAGGATAAGTACCTGAAGAAGCTACATAAACGGACGAAATGGCAATCCCCTACACGGAACCTTCAGATCGGTGATATGGTCCAACGAGTGGCGCTTAGGACGGGTGCTGACAACGTGTCCAGGCACCGATACAAAAGTCCGAGTTGTAGACGTGCTCACGGCGCGGGGTACAATCCAAAGACCCGTCGCCAAACTGATTCTACCCCCGATGGAGGACAGCAAAACTGA